The Arachis hypogaea cultivar Tifrunner chromosome 14, arahy.Tifrunner.gnm2.J5K5, whole genome shotgun sequence DNA window tcttttggactgaggtttccactttccattgtagaaaggTCATCATtgtatttgttatgctaaagcttgtCTGGCCATTGgctatgtctaatcttttggaccgaagctttagactaacattacaggagtcttggaattcttattaaaaatttttgaatttctttattttctatttccaaaaatttttctaaaaatatacaaaaaaatttaataaaatcataaaaccaaaaaaattttgtgtttcttgtttgagtctagtgtcaaattttaagtttggtgtcaactgcatgttttttatttttcttagattttcaaaaattcatgcattgtgttcttctttgatcttcaagttgttcttgatgattttccttgtttgatctttaattttctcttgttttatgtcttttcttatttttcatattcattttcgaattattagtgtctaaagtttaaaaatttttaagtttggtgccttgcatgtctttcttttcttaaaaattttcaaaaatatgttcttgatgtccatcatgatcttcaaagtgttcttggtgttcatcttgacattcaaagtattcttgcatgcattatttattttgatcttaaatttatatgtttttttcattttgttgtttttctctcttctcattaaaaattcaaaagtcaaaaaaatatctttttcttattcttctcataattttcgaaattttaagttgacttggtcaaaaatttttaaaatttagttgtttcttgttagtcaagtcaaaatttcaatttaaaaactttatcttttcaaatctttttcaaaatcaattatttttcattttttttattttcgaatttcattcttaaaatttttcaaaatctttttcatttttcttaattttatttcatattttcgaaaatccttgctaacaattaatgttttgattcaaaagttttaagtttgttactttcttgttaagaaaggttcaatctttaaattctagaatcatatcttttagtttcttgttagtcaagtcatcaactttaatttttaaaatcaaatctttttaatttctttttcaattctttttcaaaataaatttcaatcatatgtttttaaaattttaatttcaaaatctttttctaacttcttatcttttcagaatttattttcaaatctttttcaactaactacttgacttgtttgttttaattttaaaaagtttactatttcttatctttttcaaaaccacctaactacttttctacttctaattttcgaaaatcactaaccactttttcaaaattctttttaattaactaattgttttaaattctaattttattttatttcttttaatatttttgaacattaactaaataattaaaataaaaacaaaaatatttttcttttattttacttaaaaaaattaagaaggcTCTGTTTGTTCATTGAGAACTGATGAGAGATTCCGGCATCGGCATCTCACCAGTAGAGCTAACAGGGTCTTGGCCAGGTCATCCAAGTATACTGGCGTCTCAGCGACCTTCATAAAGACCAAGTCCAGGCTGATATATAAAGtgactttaattttgttaataacttaGTTATATTCTCCTACATATCATTACTAGATATCCTAATCATATTGTTTCAATGTAACATATGTAGTCAAAGTCATTGGATCGCGAGGCAACATTGGCAGAGACTTTCAAGTACACCCACACGCTGAAGGAGAACAAAGAGACATTTGTTGATCAACGGTCTCAGGACCATTAAGCGAGTAAACATACTTCTGATTATCTTCTGCTATAAAATTATGAGAGATTAACTGTATAATTGTTGTACTAATCACAACAACTGATGTTACTTACACAGGAGTCCTACACACAGAGACTAGAGGCTCTGACTCAACAGTCTCAGCAAGGTGGGGAGGATGCCACCGATGGCTCTGCAACTTCAGTCATCGATCCCGATGTAGTTTGGTGCGAGACCGCCTTTGCGCCATACAAGAATCGCGTATACGGGATGGAGTCATTCTTCGCCAGTAGCCTCCGCACATCCACGTTCAAGCCGTCGTCAGGCTCCACCACCAGTCGAGCTGTCGAAGCTGAAGAAGGCATAGATTTGAGACTGCAGGTGCAAAAGCTCCAACGCATCCTTCAACAGCAGGCTCAGGAGTTTAATGATTATCGAAAGAGGTATCAGGAGATCCTGAAATGCGTGACATCTATGGATGAGTTCAGGCTGGAGTGGAGGGAGTCGCTGAAACAAATACAACATATGGAAGTTCAGATGGAGGTGTATCAGGTCCAGATGCGCACCGCTGGCATCGACCTTACTTGTGGCAGATGGATATCACTGCCTTCTGCGCCGTCGACTTAGGGCCACGGGACTAATGATGACGACGACTACTATTACTACCTAGAtctgtaattattaaaaaaaaataatatagagacctaattaaaattttaataaaattatagggaCTAATAGAGTAAGTAAACCTTTAAAATATATAAAGGTAAGTTAAATTAATCGTTTTATTAAGCTTCTCTAGTGTCACTGATAATTGTTGATGTATGGTAAAATTGGTCACATGTCACGTTTACTTATTGATGTCACGTCAACATGTTAGAAAGACCAATTTAACTAAGAATTATTTAAAAACCAAAATGAAGTATTAAATCTTTGTAGAACTAAATTAATTTATGTGtgattttttagaaattaatttaatcattaattcattaactttttataaaaaaaaaataccaaagcaccaaaaaatattaaaagaaataattgaaaaaatatataatcataTTTAGTCGTTGCTTGACGGAAATTGAAATGTATCACTTAATTATATATTCAaggaaagaaataataatataaacgaaaagtataggtagacaatgaaaatattaaacaatatgaataatagatatattagatgttcaattcactagatgtgcggatggttattctaatattaagatttaggtaagTAATTTAGAGTGTAATGTATTTTACTTGACTAAATTTAGAACCCgttgttcatattatttaaaaaagtcaTTAATTACCTAACATAATCCTAATATAAATACATTAGCAAAATTTGATCACactcattttttttttagttgttttatgattttttgtttcCACTATAATTTTGCTCTAGTTCTTTTCGGATTTTAGGAGAATTGCCTTTTCTAATGCTATTTTTTTAATTGCTTTTTTtcaccacatatatatatatatatatatatatatatatatatgatttataGGTGCATGAAATATGATTGCACTCCTAAAGCTTTTTTCCACACACTGAGATTCCCTTACGTTCTTTGTATGGTGTCACTTTTTCATGTTTTATACTGTGTCGCTATCATGGAAGCAAACCCGCTCCAGCCTCGATAATGGCCTCTGTAACTTTACCCAAAAATATTAATCAATTAAATttttcatcaatatatatatataactgtacttgtaagaatgaaaaagaaaggaAGCTTTTATTTCGgtagatagaaaaaaaaaaggaagaagaaaaagaacatcGAAGCTGAGAGTTGAAAAATCAGAACAATTAATAAGCTGATAGTAATACAATTTGGAACGGTTAGAAGCATGGATGTATgcaaaatatattatttcttttcaagaaaaaaaaagcatgacaaacaaaaaataaaaacaaataattctCCAATATTTGAAATGACGGTTCTTTAACAAGAGAGTTTTTCAAGATTCACACACTCAAATTTATTAGTAAAACTCAttcaaaacttaattaaaaatactatttgtatattaaaattagtaactaaaatcagtcactaatgtatttatatatatatatatatatatatatatgtaatttaatttatttttaatatatatttatattctaacatgtattttatattaattattgactttgatgattgattttaatGTACATGTAGTATTACTCAAACTTAATATACTATTTTGTTTGTTAGTTGAAACTAGAATTTATACATGCTGTAATGTCTAATCCTAAGGTGCGAAAAGAAAAGTTTAGTATTAGAAAAAGAATAGAAAGGACTACGAGAAGGTGACTCGTCAATATTTTCCCacatgagattttttttttctttggttgcacaatatatatatatatattcgaatTATTTGTAATAACATGCTCTGTCCTTAGTCCTTACATTTTGTATGGATTGCAGTTACAATACTTCTAGGTTGATTCTAGCTAGCCATTGAATGATTTGGACAGTGTTATAGGAAGAAATGACTACGAGCCAAATGCAACACATTCTCCTGTTTCAAGATGCTGCAACTTATGATTGTCGAACCGTACGAGATATTCTTATTTAATTAGATTCTCTCAAACGAATAAGAGATTTGCAGAATGATATATATAGagtataaaagttaatttttattttggtaatttaATTAGGTGAATTTTActcgatttttttaaaataatatataatttattttttatgatgcgtcaatttttaattaaataatattttaatttaatactaaCTATACTATTAACTTAAATTACTTCAATTTAATTATAGTTAATATCTTGATTATAATAGAAtcgttttataattaaattattatttaaaataaataattatataatttttttaaatattaataatcaaaccattttttttattattctttttgaaaaaaaaaagaaaaactaccaaaagtacccatgaagtttacgaacgctaacaaaagtacccataaactaaggaaattaatgCTTTACTCATGAAAGATGGATttcgtatgacaaaagtatctaaatcctaattttttgttgattttttaataaagttTCTAAACTACCCCACCCTAATCCCATTCTACTgtcactccctctcttctcttcttcctctctcctcacttATCTCTCAAAAACCCCTCACAGAGTCACAGAAACTCTCCTCCTACCTCCTCATTGCCGTCCGCCACCCACCTACTCCATTACCGCCAATATCTTCCCTTCTCACTACTTCTCCCTCTCACTATTAAGGTGACTACAACACCTTCATCGCACACCTGTGACCCAACCTGAGGAGAAGGCTGCCGTGGCGCGCCTGTTGCAGCCGAGGATAACGTCGTCGTGGCGCGTCTGACCCAGCTGAGGAGAACACCGTCGTCGCACACCTGAGAAGAGAGAGGGGTCGTGGTACTCTTGCATGCAGAAAGCAGGGTCGGTAAAGAGAAATCAGAGAAGAAAGGGAGCGCGGCACTGTGAATAGAGGTTTTGCCATTGACATGTTACAGTCGGCCGGCGAAGAAAAatgtctttctttttttaaaatatttttattttatttttcttcttttcagaaattgatttagttactactaaaatgatactgttctattttttttttaatctgcttCTATTTTTTATGAAGGCTGAGATTGATTTACAGAAGATCCAGTTGATGGCTActtctacttctgatttttgctaaaataaatttcaaattggatgaatggatttgttaatttttttatggttgatggctttttctatttctagttttgctaaagtgaattgaaattggatgaatggatttgaaaatttttatgttttaagtaTTTTTTGGTGTTTGATTAATTTGGTTTGGGTATGGATTATAAACTTATGAGTGAATCGGTTGAGGTCCGATtctctaccaccaccaccactaccattgATTTCGGTCTGGTTTGTTGTAGGAGTAGTTTTGGATTCCATGGCAAGAGTTGGTGCAAATTGAGTTATGAAAGGTTGaaaaagtgagttgaggttgagtgtagggtaatttaggaattttattaaaaaatcaacaaaaaattaagatttggatacttttgtcatacaAAACCCATCTTTCATAGGTACAgcgttaatttccttagtttatgggtacttttgtcagtaTTCGTAAATTTTAtgggtacttttggtagtttttccaaaaaaaattatattccttCATCACTGCTGTCATAACAAGCAATGCCAACGTTATCGTTgtctttataaattaaattacttattttagaaattaaattgctgataAGATAGAAGGTGATAATTAATAAGTATATTCGATTAACTATAATTCATGTACAAATATATTGACGAAAATTAGCATACATCATGAAAATCATTACAGAATGTCAAAGTTACTATCAATAATTACAAGTTAAAAGGTCTCATCATTTTGACAAAAAAGAGATTTCTTAATTTAACTTGATATCCACACCATAGtttgaaaattaaatcaaaatgacTCACTCAACTTTCTACCCAATTTTTGATAGGCAACTACTCTCATGAAGATGTCAAAAACATCTTCTCATGATGATccttgtttaaaaagtgtaacttatttGTTTAGCAACACTTTGAATAAAGGTAACacttttacttcaaataaaaatCAAGCCCTACAATCTATCATTCAATGGTCAAAATGAAATATCTTCACATGATGACAATCATAAAATCTTCATTGGAGTACCACCTTTTTGATATATCAAGAGAGAGACTTATTTAACCTCACTTgttcatatcatgattttatcataaaattaaataatgctTTAACATTCTTACTCAACTTTTTACCCAATTTTTGATATATTAAGAGAGAGAGACTTATTTAACCTCACTTgttcatatcatgattttatcataaaattaaaaagtgctttaacattccTCTAATCACTCTATATTACGACTATAATAATTTaaaaggtatttataacctcttattaggttaaaataaaaaaactccaAATCCATAAACATAAATCCTaatttagtaactaaataaacaaaattaaaatacatcaaattaaattaaacattttaaaaaaatcaactaataacttttaaataattcTTAAACTCTTTATATTACACACATTTAAAGCATGTATTATCATCTAACTTTATAGTTGGTCATTAGGTAACTTTTAGTTAGAGAGTTCTTAATTTGTTATTTCTGTTCTAGTAGTTTGGCAATCGATGCCTCTTCGATCTTCACTTTCTATACAGTTAAAGATTGACATTGCATGAACATGATTCTTTTATTAGTTGTTGTCATCCTCCTTATGATTCTGCTCCTCTGAAAAATCAGGCTCCTGAAAAAACATGTGAAACCCAGAAATAGAGGCAAAAAAGAGAGATCAAAGTGatattgtttggatgattgttcCAATGATTTTAAACGACTTTGTGTAATTGGAAATGCGTGAAATTACATTGAGTAcctttatatataataaagaaaatactcatataataatatttttatatgaagataacattataaactcttaaataattaatcaaatatATCAACTCATCCAATAGTTCATAATAATATTATCTTCATATAAAGATGTCATCATAAAAATATTCATCTTATAATAAATATCTCAGTTTTACAATTATTAAATTAGCTTAAACCACCaatattacaaaattttataattttctaattCTTTGACTATACTTGCCACATGTTATTAATTACAattcattaacaaaaaaaaaatgagaaccaAAAAATTTCAGCCTAAAATTGCCAAAAAGCTTCTCTATTTAACTTCATTTATATCACTTCAATATATTTTTCCTTTCAATATCCACCCGCCCTATCACACATTAGGTTAtaattgattatttaattttcttatacattaattataataaagactaataaaataatattttttaattagcattaatattaatttatttcgtTTTAAGGGACTCAACTAAACCTTCATCATTGTATAGCAATAAATCTATCTTCATTTGTTAGTACGTAATGATATTAGCAATAAATCACTTATCATGTGTTTGTATGTAATGATATTAggttaaaaataatattcttttcttctcttttctgttGTTCTTCTTCAACTCATCCTCATAATCATTTatgtcttcttttttttaaatcaatatgATTTGTTTAACTTATTCTATTATCCAATAATGTCATTAATTGTTTATCTTATTTTGTGTTATACCATAGttcatttaacttttttttcGTATTACAATTTTTTTCATCGATAGCCATCCATATTGATGACATCACGTCTCTTAATAAGAATATAATCAATCTCATCTTCTACTGAATGTAGGTGaatttgtattataaatatatattatcaaattttataatgtttgattttaatattttagaatgTTTTATGTGAATTGTGCTTTAAAAATTgtgatttctattttaaaaaattggataattatagatataataaaaaagaatataaaTGGAGGATTTTTGGATATAACAGCACAAATTTTGAGATTTGACATGTGGTATAATTAATTGAATAAATCattataatgaaagaaaaaatatatcaGGCTATTGTGAAATGTGATAGCAAGCTCTTTTAGATGAGAGTGTTATTTAGaatatattcttttttattattgatgaTGAGTTATTGTTACCTAGTACTTCTCTTATCAAAATGTAGCAATTGTAGTCACCATGATGATAAGCATACTAGAATTCACATAGTGTgtccatatatataaaatattaggtatacataaaaaaaattgaactatcaaattaatcattatataattatgtataaataaatattatttcaaacattttttatgtaattttttgtaCTTTAACTAGGAATGACAATGAAATAGATCGATAAAAACGAATTTTCATATTAACCTATTCCCGTTTACCctattttattctatataaacTCTGTCTCATTATTATTTATGGATATAAAATTCTATTCCTAATTCACTCAGCTAGTTACTCGCCTCATtcctactaatatatatatatggtgaaaaTTTAAGTGAAGTTGACATGAACTTGAtatctgagagtcgttagataaaaatttagtcaaatcattcaaatcatctaacggctctcaaatatcaactttacgtaaagtcgactgcacctgagtttatatatatatatatatatatatatatattaggatgGATAGGAATAGATATACCTAAATTTTAATCTTGTCCTACCTCAATCCGAATAGAAACTCATTCTGTGTAAAATCTATCTAGATCAAATTGAGACGAGTGGGATACCCATTAATACGAGCTGTATTGTGAGGCCTAATTTCAACATGTATTCATTGAGTCTATTCCAAAAATCTGATATAAAATTCTCTATATCAGAAACTTTGTCcttcaattgagattcatttaaatggtgaaaagataaataatcaagaagagaaaaaatagagggtttaattgatttttatatttaagatgaagcaaaagaataataaaaaatcttggtttcacaattttttattttcaaaataaaagtacgAAAAATGAACACGATAACAGATCGAACTCAAAAGTTTTCAACACCAGATTTAATACTCCGTTATTCCCCACCACACGATCCATTGCTAGCATGCAACATTTAGCTTTATGCACCTCCCATCCTGGGTTACCCTTAACTATAGCGGGCGGTTACTTCCTAACTCAACTTCTCATTGGTCCCCCACCCTAAACCCAGCCCAATATTGCTCAATGCTCATCAATAATCACTCACTTTAATTTCCAAAACAATATCATAAATTACCATCTTTTATTTCTATATAATacgtatttttgtatattttttatatctatttgtatattattaaaaataaattttttcctgTTTCCTTTCTTATCAATCATTTTTAGTATAacaataaaaaagtatataaataaatattcagaaaataaaatataatatttcttcgttAAAAAATACGTGACTTTATTGCTTTATTTTATACGCACACATATGGCCACATCTTCTTCTACATCTTATTATCTACGTATGAGTGTAATTTGAGTGATGACTACCCCCTTTCTCTCTCTACCTGCGTCACTGCCTATATATACTCTTCCCAACCTACACCTTTATCTTTGTAAATTCACTGTCTCAGACTTCAcattctctctctaaaattcttTCAGCAAAATCAGCAGAGAGCACTGAGCACTGAACCAACCCCAACCCTCTTAAACCACTTACTACTAGTTAGTTATCTAACGGtttcttcatttctttctttctgtttCAATTTTTATTCCCATTTTACCCTCCAGGCTCTCCCTAATTTCCAAGCTCATGCCATTCCACCATTAACCAAACTCGCTCtcaaaagctaataaaaaaagaagaaagacaaaaagaaagaaaagatgataaGCTGGAAGGACCTATACAGCGTCTTAACGGCGGTGGTTCCGCTGTACGTGGCGATGATCCTCGCGTACGGTTCCGTCCGGTGGTGGAAGATTTTCTCGCCGGACCAGTGCTCCGGGATCAACCGTTTTGTCGCGATCTTCGCCGTGCCGCTGCTTTCTTTCCACTTCATATCCTCCAACAACCCTTACGAGATGAACTTCCGGTTCATCGCCGCCGACACGCTACAGAAGGTGATGATGCTCTTCGCCTTGGCCATATGGACCAACTTCACCGCCAACGGAAGCCTCGAGTGGATGATCACCATCTTCTCCCTCTCCACATTGCCCAACACTCTTGTCATGGGGATCCCACTCCTCATCGCCATGTACGGCGACTACTCCGGCCAACTCATGGTTCAGGTGGTGGTGCTCCAGTGTATCATATGGTACACTCTCTTACTCTTTCTCTTCGAGTACCGCGGAGCCAAGCTGCTTATTATGGAGCAGTTTCCGGAAACGGCGGCTTCTATTGTGTCCTTTAAGGTCGACTCCGACGTCGTGTCGCTCGACGGTAGAGATTTTCTTGAGACCGATGCGGAGGTTGGTGATGACGGTAAGCTTCATGTTACTGTGAGGAAGTCTAACGCGTCGCGAAGATCGTTCATGATGACGCCGCGTCCGTCGAACCTAACCGGCGCTGAGATTTACAGCCTTAGCAGTTCCCGGAATCCGACGCCGCGAGGGTCCAACTTCAACCACGCCGATTTTTACTCCATGATGGGGTACCACCCGCCGAGGCATTCTAACTTTGGTGCTAATGACTTATACTCCGCTCAGTCCACTTCGCGGGGGCCTACGCCGCGTCCCTCCAACTTCGAGGAGAACATGAGCTCCCCGAGGTTCGGGTTTTACCCGGCGCAGACGGTTCCCGCTTCGTACCCAGCTCCCAATCCAGAATTCGCTGCCAGCTTGAGCAGCAAGAGCGTCAAGAATTCACAAGTGCCACCTGTGGCAGCTCCGCCTCCTCCCCCACAGGTTCAACCTCAGCCACAGCCACAGGGGCAGCAGTTGGTTCAGGCTCAACCTGGCAGCGGCGGTGCTGCTGCTGGTGCTAAAGCGAGCCATGATGCAAAGGAGCTCCACATGTTCGTGTGGAGCTCCAGCGCTTCGCCAGTTTCAGAGACCGGCGGGCTTCACGTGTTTGGCAGCGCGGATTTTGGAGCGTCCGATCAGTCTGGTCGCTCCGATCAAGGCGCGAAGGAGATCAGGATGCTGGTTGCTGACGAGCACCCTCAAAATGGGGAATCCAACAAAGGTATATttgcttcctttttcttttttaaagtttGTTTATGTAATTTGATAAGGGAGGAGAATCATACATATTGATGGGTTCACAGTGGAAGGTGAGTTTGGtggggaagagttgaagttcccAACAGGGAAAGTAGATGGGGAGCAAGGAGAGGAAGAAGGGGAGAAAGAGGGTCCCGGAGGGCTGAACAAACTGGGGTCGAGTTCGACGGCGGAGTTGCACCCAAAGGCAACCGGAGCGGCGGGGGTTGGAGTGTCAAAACACATGCCTCCAGCGAGTGTGATGACGCGCCTGATACTGATCATGGTGTGGAGGAAGCTTATCCGTAATCCCAACACTTACTCCAGCCTCATTGGTGTCATTTGGTCCCTGGTGGCCTTTAGGTAAATATCGACTTCTTACTGTGGTAATTGCTTTTatagtttgttagttagttaaGACTTTGattatgattaattaattgattgattgCAGGTGGCATGTGCATATGCCAAAAATAATAGAGAAATCAATCTCCATACTGTCTGATGCTGGTCTTGGAATGGCTATGTTCAGCTTAGGTGAGTGGTCGCAAT harbors:
- the LOC112742013 gene encoding auxin efflux carrier component 4 isoform X1, which encodes MISWKDLYSVLTAVVPLYVAMILAYGSVRWWKIFSPDQCSGINRFVAIFAVPLLSFHFISSNNPYEMNFRFIAADTLQKVMMLFALAIWTNFTANGSLEWMITIFSLSTLPNTLVMGIPLLIAMYGDYSGQLMVQVVVLQCIIWYTLLLFLFEYRGAKLLIMEQFPETAASIVSFKVDSDVVSLDGRDFLETDAEVGDDGKLHVTVRKSNASRRSFMMTPRPSNLTGAEIYSLSSSRNPTPRGSNFNHADFYSMMGYHPPRHSNFGANDLYSAQSTSRGPTPRPSNFEENMSSPRFGFYPAQTVPASYPAPNPEFAASLSSKSVKNSQVPPVAAPPPPPQVQPQPQPQGQQLVQAQPGSGGAAAGAKASHDAKELHMFVWSSSASPVSETGGLHVFGSADFGASDQSGRSDQGAKEIRMLVADEHPQNGESNKVEGEFGGEELKFPTGKVDGEQGEEEGEKEGPGGLNKLGSSSTAELHPKATGAAGVGVSKHMPPASVMTRLILIMVWRKLIRNPNTYSSLIGVIWSLVAFRWHVHMPKIIEKSISILSDAGLGMAMFSLGLFMALQPKIIACGNSVATFAMAVRFLTGPAVMAAASIAVGLRGTLLRVAIVQAALPQGIVPFVFAKEYNVHPAILSTAVIFGMLIALPITLVYYILLGL
- the LOC112742013 gene encoding auxin efflux carrier component 4 isoform X2, producing the protein MISWKDLYSVLTAVVPLYVAMILAYGSVRWWKIFSPDQCSGINRFVAIFAVPLLSFHFISSNNPYEMNFRFIAADTLQKVMMLFALAIWTNFTANGSLEWMITIFSLSTLPNTLVMGIPLLIAMYGDYSGQLMVQVVVLQCIIWYTLLLFLFEYRGAKLLIMEQFPETAASIVSFKVDSDVVSLDGRDFLETDAEVGDDGKLHVTVRKSNASRRSFMMTPRPSNLTGAEIYSLSSSRNPTPRGSNFNHADFYSMMGYHPPRHSNFGANDLYSAQSTSRGPTPRPSNFEENMSSPRFGFYPAQTVPASYPAPNPEFAASLSSKSVKNSQVPPVAAPPPPPQVQPQPQPQGQQLVQAQPAMMQRSSTCSCGAPALRQFQRPAGFTCLAARILERPISLVAPIKARRRSGCWLLTSTLKMGNPTKVYLLPFSFLKFVYLKFPTGKVDGEQGEEEGEKEGPGGLNKLGSSSTAELHPKATGAAGVGVSKHMPPASVMTRLILIMVWRKLIRNPNTYSSLIGVIWSLVAFRWHVHMPKIIEKSISILSDAGLGMAMFSLGLFMALQPKIIACGNSVATFAMAVRFLTGPAVMAAASIAVGLRGTLLRVAIVQAALPQGIVPFVFAKEYNVHPAILSTAVIFGMLIALPITLVYYILLGL